GAATCGGGCATGTGGTCCCGTATATTCACAGACTACAGGGTTATAGCCCTTATAATATGCCTCCTGGCGTCGGCGATATTCCTGGCTCCGGGCTTCACGAACGGGCAGTTCACTTCTAATCTCAAGTTCGGCCTTGACTTCGAGGGAGGTTCCTGGATCAAGCTAAAGCTGATCAGCAACGATACTATCTCCGACGAGACCCTTGACCTCACAAAAGAGATAATGGGGAATAAGATCAACGCCTACGGCCTGAAGGACGTTCCTATCAATACAGTAAGGGACGACCAGGGTAACGCGTACATGCTCATCGATTTCGCAGGCCTCTCGTACGACGAGGCAATGTCGATAGTGGGCACACCCGGACGTTTCGAGCTGAGGATACAGTCTCACGGCAACGAGACTGAGCACATCCTGTATGGCGATGACATCGCCGGAGTATCCCCTCCGACCTCGCAGGACGGCGGCCTCGGGCAGTGGGGAGTCTCATTCAGGCTTTCCAAGGAAGGAGCGTTAAAGTTCCAGCAGGCGGCCGTAAAATATGACATCCTGGGAGATCCGGAAGGACATCAGGTGATCATGCTGCTGGACGACCGTGAGTTCCACAGGGCGCCCATATCGTCTGATCTGGCCCAGCACCTGTTGAAGGAGCCAGTGGATATCATGATAGCCTCCACGGGAACGGGTGAGGAAGGATACGCGCAGGGTAAAGAGGTGTACGTGCATATGAGCAGCGGCTCGTTGCCCGTGAACGTCCAGGTCATAAGCTCCGGACAGGTGCCTGCCGAGCAGGGAGAGATGTTCAAGACAGTTGTGATCATCGCCGCCATACTGGCACAGATCGCCATAGGCGCGATAATGTACTACAGGTACCAGGAGCCGAGGATAATACTGCCGATGTTCCTGACCTCGCTGTTCGAGATATTCATATTGCTCGGAGTGGCCTCTTTCATTAACTGGGAGATAGACCTTCCATCGGTAGCGGGTATAATAGCCGTTATCGGTACCGGCGTGGACCAGCTTATCATCATTACCGATGAAGTGATGACCACAGGCAAGAGCCCGACGACGAAAAAGATACTTCAGCGCATGTCTCAGGCGTTCAAGATCATAGTCTCGGCGGCGGCCACTATAGTGATCGCCATGATACCGCTCTGGTACATGGGATTCGGCTCACTGAAAGGCTTCGCCATAACTACGATATTAGGCGTTCTCATAGGCATCCTGATAACCAGGCCTGCGTACGGTCGCATAATAAGCGAGATATTGAACAGGTAGGGTGATCCCTACTTTTTTCAATTTTTATTTTAGAGTATATCTGTTCTGACGTATTAATTGATGATCGCCTTTTGACCAAAATAGTATTATAGAAAATGTTATCTAGTAATAACAAAATGTTAAAAATAAATAACATATTGTTATAAATAAATAATATAGGTTCCCGGGCCATCCATTGTCATTAAGTTTTGACCAATTGCAAAGTTATATATAGTATGTAAAATTAATGTACCTATGATGCATATGTACATATACAGTATATGTGTATAAAATTTCGAGGTATCATGCGGGAAGACATCGATAAGTGGCTAAAAGAGCTAAAGAAAGGGAGCACGAAACTCTCATTGCTGGCTCTCCTGAGAACGGGGGACAGGTACGGCTACGAGCTGATATCAGAGCTTGAGAAGCGTACAAGCGGCGTCATAGTGCTGAAAGAGAGTAACGCATACCCCGCGCTTCATTCAATGGAAAGCGATGGCCTGGTAAACAGTTACTGGAAGGAGACCGAAGAAGGGCTCCCCCCCAGGAAATACTATAAGATAACCCCGAAGGGAGAAGAGCTTCTTCAAGAGATGATAAAGGAGTGGAAAAAGTACGTTCTCGCAATGAACAAGGTATGGGGGCTTGAAGATGGAAATAAGTGATGATACGCGAAGGCTGCTGGAAAAACGTGTTTCCAAGATAGTGAATAATATCGATGTCCATGAAAACGATAAGAAGGAGATACAAAAAGAGCTCTTATCTCACTTTTACGATGCCTCCGCAGGAAGAGCCGAATCCAGAGGTTCGAACAGGATCGAGCGGGAGGATGTTGAAGCCGTTTTCGCCGAGTCCGAAGACCCGGATGAAGTCGCCTCCGAATACATGAAAAGCTACGTCGACGCTTTCAAAAGGGCCGGGTTCGGATCAAGGACTGTAGCATATATAATCGACGTGATCATCTACGGCATATGCCTCGCGGCCCTCATCATACCTATCGTGATGATGTCATGGTTCGTCAGGGGTTATAGCCCTGCGCTGGAGACTTTCTTCAACTATGTACAGGGCATAGGTGCGCTGACGTTCAGTATCGTGTACTTCATGGTCATAGAAGGCAGCTTCGGCACCACGCCTGGCAAGTATTTCATGAACCTGAGGGTACTCAGAGAGGATGGCACGAAGATAGGCTATAAAGAGTCCATCCTCAGGAACATACCAAAGATCATCAATGGCTTGCTCGTGATCGACGCGATCCTCCTGTTAGTCCTGTTCGGGAAAGAAAAACAGAGAGGGTTCGATAAAGTCGCAGGCACGATAGTGATCCATACGAATAAAAAACAATGAATGGAGATCATCAAAGATGGAATCCGTAGTATCGATAAGCAATGTCCGGAAATCATATCTTATGGGCAGGCATGAGCTTGAGGTGTTGAAGGGTGTTGACCTGAACATCGAAAGAGGAGAGTTCGTGAGCATCATGGGACCTTCAGGAAGCGGTAAAAGCACGCTCATGAACCTGATCGGTTTACTGGACAGGCCCAGCTCCGGCGAGATAGCGATCAATAGTAAGGTCATTAACGGTTTGAACGACGTCGAGCTGTCACTGTTGAGGGGTAAGGAGATCGGGTTCATATTCCAGTCCTTTAACCTTGTCTCAAGGATGACGGCGCTCAAGAACGTGGAACTGCCCATGATATTCCAGAACAAGGACAGGAACGAGAGAACGAATGTCGCGACCAAAATATTGAAGGAGGTCGGCCTCGGCGATCGTATGACCCATCGCCCCAGTGAGCTGTCAGGCGGCCAGAGGCAGCGTGTGGCTATCGCCCGCGCCCTGGTGAACGATCCTGCAATATTGCTGGCGGATGAGCCCACCGGCAACCTTGACACCAAGACAGGTGAGGAGATCATGCAGCTTTTCATCGATCTCAACAAGAAAGGCAGGACCGTCGTAATGGTCACGCACGATCCCGACGTAGCCTCGTTCAGTAAAAGGATAGTGAGGCTTAAGGACGGAGAGGTAATAGGAGACGAAAGGAACTGAGATCACATCAATATCATAATAATTAAAATGAGGGAGAAATAATAATGAAGTTCAGTTTAAAGTGTTTAAGCATCTTTGTATTATTAGCAGTTTTATTATCAGTCCCCGCATTCGCGGGTTCGGTCAAGCCTACGCTAGTAGTATTAGGCGATCCGGCGATAAATCCTGGAACTCTTATGGCGGGAGATACCGGAGAAATTACCGTGACGATAACAAATTCATTGAAGATCACGACAGCGGGTGAGACTAAGACCACCACGGATACGTATAATTATGGTCCCGGAACTTCCAATGGTTTAACGACGCCGTCGCATACCCAGACGACGACGACCACAAGCTCGGAGCTACCGGAATCCATACGCCTTGACAAGGTAACGCTATCCTCCGACGGACCGGTTCGCGTAGTCTCGCAGTCTTTCGAGAACGTAGGCTACCTGGGGGCCGGCGACATGGCAAAGTTCACCTTCCTCGTCAGAGCCGACAGCAATGCACAGGACGGCGTATATTACCTCAAGTTCAAGGTCACTACGGGCGATGAGGCAGTGTTCTTGAATTATCCGGTCCGTGTCGAGGTGGATAATTCGGGTGTCAAGATGGTTTTGAGCGAGTCTCCGAAGGCTTTCACCACGGTCAAGAAGAGCGTGGTGTTCGACGTGTTCAACCTCAGGTCTAATGGTATCAAGTCTGTGAGCGTTGTCCCTGTGGGTGACGAGTTCGCGTTCAAGCCTGTCCAGGAGTACATTATCGGGGATATTGGCGCCGGCGAGATGTACACCGTGCAGTTCGACGTGTCAAGCAAGAACTCCTCCTACAACGGAAACCCGCAGTTCAAGGTAGTATACAAGAACGGTAACAACTGGCACGAGTCAGAGCCGATGACAGTATACGCAGACTCAGTAGATACGCAGAGCAGCGCCTCAAACGCGAATGACCAGACACTGTTATACGTGCTCGGGTTCGTGGGCGTCGCTGCCGTATTATTAGGTCTTGTATACTTCTTTATGAGGGGTAAGAGGGCGAAGAAGTGAAAGCGCTGGACATACTGGGCTATGCGTTCGCGGATTTCGCGAGCAACAAGTTCAAGACGATGATGTCCAGCCTGGGCATCATCATAGGTGTCATGGCGATAGTGGTAATGCTTACCTTAGGCGACGGCCTGTACAGCGGAGTAAGCGACCAGTTCGGCGATCTTCAGCTCGACACGATGTTCATCCTGCCTATCGACACGAGCGTCCAGCAGGGAACCATGAGCTTCTCGGTGACTATGGCCGAGAAGCCGAAGCCGCCCGCAAAGTTTACGGATAGGGACGTTAACCTGCTCCGAACAACGGAAGGTGTCAAGGAAGTACAGCCCAAGATATCCGTTAGCGGTAACGTGACCTATGGAGCGGACAGCCGAAGAGTGACCGTACAGGGAATAATACCGCAGTACGAGGACAAGATGGCCGAGAGTGTCGATAAGGGCAGGTTCCTGTCGCCATCGGATAAAAATTCCGTCATCCTTGGAAGCAAAGTGGCTAACGGCACATTCGGCAAGGTCATACGGCCGGGATCATACATCACGATATCTAACTTCTATACAGGCGAGTCGCAGACGTATACTGTAGCCGGAGTATTGAAAGAGATGAACGGCTCCATACTCACTGGCGACCCGAACAGCTATATCTACATGACCACCGAGGGCATCAAAGGGTTCAGCGACCAGGATACCTACACCGAAATATGGGTGCAGGCAGACAGCGTAGAGACTGCCACAGAGGTTGGCGACAGGGTCAGTGAGACGCTGAAGAAGTTCCACAGGAACGAAGGCTATACAGTGCTGACGCAAAAAATGTTCGCCAGTGCAATAAACCAGATCTTTGACCTTATAAAATACACTCTGGCAGGCATCGGCGCCGTATCGCTTCTCGTAGGCGGCATAGGCATCATGAACGTCATGATGCTCACAGTTAAGGAGCGTGTGAAGGAGATAGGCCTTATGAAGGCTGTCGGCGCGACCACGACTGACGTCAGGCTGATATTCCTGACCGAGTCGGCACTCCTCGGGTTCATCAGCGGCCTGATAGGCGTCGGGATAGCGGTCCTTGTGGCCGGCATAGTCGGATCGCTCGCCCAGCTGCCCATGGACGCTTCCGCGCAGAACATCCTCTTAGGCATCGCTTTCGGGCTCTTTACGACCACGATAGCGGGCGTATACCCTGCGAACCAGGCATCTAAACTAGATCCGATAGAGGCGCTCAGGACCGAATAGGTCCGGGCTCCCTCACTTATTTTTAAGAAAAGTATATTTCACATTAATGGTAGTGTATTAATGAACTACCATGAATAACCTATCGACCAGTCTTATAGAGTCTCTTAAAACCCTGGGACTGACCGAATATGAGGCTAAAGTGTACTCTGCCCTCGTATTATTCGACAGGACCGAGGTCAAGCAGGTATACGAGTACCTTGACGCCCCCAAGCCGAGCGTATACCAGAGCCTTAAGACGCTTATGGATAAAGGGCTGGTTCAGGTAGTTAACGTCAAGCCGGCCATATACAGGGCGACCCCGCCGAAGATAGCTCTTAAGCATATGATGGAGATACATAAAAATGCGGAAGAGACGGCCCTGGAAGAGCTGGAAGAGCTCGAGAGGATGAGCGTACAGACGGAAACGCCTGACGTGCTCTGGACACTTTATGGCGACGAAAGCATCGAGCACAGCATAGAAGAGCTCTTCACTAAAGCGAATATGTCGGTGAAAGCGATCCTCCCTGACACTCACCTTCACTATCTGGAACTATTAAGGGATAAGGACATCCCGGCGGACGTTATCGTATTCAGGGAGGATATGACCATCCCGGAAAAGTACGGCCTGAAACATGCGAAAGTCTATAATGCCGTCGACATCGACCTGACAGACCTGGCGCCCTTTGCGAAGTATATTTCAAATCTGCCGATACCCATGGAAAATTACAAGAAATTTTTAATGATACTGATCGATAGCGAAGAGTTCATCTACATTCCGCCTATGCCCGCTACAGTGAGGTCGGGGATAACGTCAAGGAACCCCTTCATCATCGGGCTCATCAGCCTTGTATTCCAGGCATTGCTTGACCGAACTCCCATCATATACCCGAAATAAGATTCTTTGGAATATGCCCGACGCTATTTTTCGAGACCGGATACAGTAGAGAGCATGGTCAATCAAACATTATACAGCTTGCCGATTTTTTAAACGATAGCTTCCTTCCCGGGATGATTTCCGGGGATAAACTTTTACATGATATGATAATATGTCAATGACAGTATGTCAGTGAAAAAGTATGACTGACAACACATCAGTGACACTGTGTCGGTAAAAATTTGTGACTGATAATGTGTCAATGACAGTATGTCGGAAGGATACTATAAAAGGGCCTGATAATAAAAAAAATCGGCTTAAGTATACGTCTTAATTCATAAGGCTAAGGCTGCATTTTCTGGCGTTCAAGGCCTTTTTGATCAGGTTCTCAGCCACCCACATTTTCCTGTAGCGCTCTTCCCAGTCTTTAGAGCGCTTTGCCGAATAGAATGAGTAATATAGCATCACTACCAGCATTTCTGCCGTCTCCATGGGAAAATCTACCTCAAAAAGCCCTTCTTTCATGCCTTGCTCCACCACTTTCGCCAGCAAAGGTATGATAAGGGCATTAAAATTTCTTTCAAATTTTTCATGTCTGGCAATACTGCTTTCAAAAATATATTTTTCAAGTGCATCGCCATTATTGCGTAAATTGAAGGAAAGATGGATGATCTCCTGAAGCTTATCCATCGCGTTGATGTCATTATTATCCGCCACGTTTTTCAGGGCGGACCCGTATCGTTCAAGATACCTGTATATTACGGCTTCAAGTATGTCATCCTTCGATCGGAAATAATAGTAAAAAGTACCCTGAGCCAGCCCGATTTTCTTGATTATGTCACTTGCCGACGTGTTCTCATACCCTTTTTCGAGGAATAGCTCCTCTGCGGCGTTAATATAATCCTCCCTTCTTTCTTCAGGATCCTTAGATATCCTTCCCATGCTTCTCCTTTGTATAGTGACTGACAGATTATCAATTAAACGTATATCATATAATCATATATAATTATTATTATAAAATTAATGTATAATAGTGTACTATAATGGTAGTTTTTTTATTAACTACTCTGGAAAACTATTTTATGTTTTATAAAATATATGCTTAATTATAAAGCCCCTGACCTGCGAGCGGGCATGTAATAATGTCGGATATTCAGTGCGGGATGACGGGGCTTGAGAAGGTGATCGTACATGGCATCTCAGAAGGCAAAAACGCAAAAGGTTAAAAAAACCGTGAATGACCAGGACATCTACAGCAAGATGGCGGACGAGGCGATAAATGCCCAGAACGCGGACCTGAAAGCCATAAATGCCAACAGGGGCGGAAAATTCGAGATATCACAGGCAAAGCCATACATAGACGCTGTCAATAAGATGAAGCCAGCGGGGGTGCAGAGCAAGGAAGTTTTCGACCTCCACGTCCGGTCGGTGAACAGCCACTATGAGATCCTTAAGTCCATGGCTAAGACTATCAGGCCCGAGGACGACCCGATGATAGAGCACTACCAGACACCTGCCATTCTGGAGATCCTCTATGAGGAAGACCCCAAATTCAGGAAGTCAGTAGACGTTTTCATTAATGCGATCGGAAAATCTGAGGCGTTAATAGGAAGGGAATCTGTCAGAAGGTACGGGGGATTTTACGGCCCCACATGCGTCGTTGACTTCGCGTTCGTGCCGGGAAGCACGGCCAACGTAGTCAACAGGATACTCCAGACGGTCGATATTCCCGTAGAGCATAAGAGAGCCATACTTTCGGCAAAATCATGGGGAATGGACACATCCTACGGCATCGGCGGGAAGTTCCAGTCCTCCATAGAGGAGGGCAAGACCGTCGCGAATGCGGTCAAAGATGAGATAAAGACGCTGAAGATGGTCTATGACAGCCCTATGGAAGCTCAGGGGAAACTGATGGACGAGGCAAGGCACTCGTCATTTGACGTCAGGAAGTACATGAAGCAATACATGGAAAGGATGAAGCCGGCGGTGAAAGCTGCCATGGACGCAGGAGTTTTCTATGGCAACATCGTGACAGTTCCGGCTTATTGTGTGGGCGACATCGGACATCACATATCGCAGTCCATGTATAACATGACAAAAGATGACATGGTAATGGAGATCATAAACGCGGTCTCGAAAGTAATGGAGAACACGTTAAAAGGGGCTAAAGGCAAGTTCAAGAACGAGTACTCGGTGCTCTCGGTCGCCACCGGGGCGACGGCGGCAGCCGCGACTAAGATATTGTGGATGGACGGGTTCACCACCATGATGGTCATCGACCTCCTGACCAAGAGATTCCACAACCTGGTGCTGACCAACCCCACAAGAAGCCCGGCGGCGGAGCTGCATAATGTCGACTTCATGGACATGATCGAGAGAGGAGAGCGCATACTTGACCATGAGCCCAGGGGCTCGGGCTGCACTATACAGGGAATACCTGTAGACCTGAGCCCTATCCAAAAGAACGAGGTGGTCATGAACCCGCAGAGGTACACTTACCCGGGCTGCGGGATCACCGTGAGATTCTCTGCGCTGATGAGGCTCTCGGACTTCCCATGCCTGCTGACCAGCGAGCCTGTGACTGCGACACTTATGACGAACATCATAGCGCTGCATAAGGACCAGCCTTTCTCGCCCGCAAGGGTTTGCAAGTTTTGTTCAGCAAATTATATCGACTACAAATGCGCATATTGTAACTGGAAAGAGGCCGTTTGAGGCTTCAAGTTATTTTTGGTGATATTATGGGGGAAATTAGTCTTTTAAAACGCTCACTAGCTGAGCTTATAGGCACATTTACGCTCGTGTTCCTGGGAACGGGAGCCGTCGTCACTGCCGCCCTGTTAATGGATGGCTGGATACCGCTGCTGGAAAATACCTTCAATATAGGCTTTGACATATCGTCCTGGCTTGCAATAGGCCTGACCTTTGGCCTTGCTATCGCTGTGATGGCATATGTTTTCGGCCACATTTCGGGAACTCACATCAACCCGGCCGTAACGATAGCGCTCTGGGCCACGAAAAGATTCCCGACCAATGACGCCATAGCATACATAGTCGCCCAGCTTATAGGTGCTGCACTGGCATCTTTTACCGTGTACTTCATATGGGGCACAAGGTCGCTGGATACCGGGCTTGGCGCTACGGCCATGTTTGACGGGGTCACATACCTGCAGGCTATTGTCGCAGAGACAGTGTGCACGTTCTTCCTGATGCTGGCCGTGATCGGGGTCGCAGTAGACAAAAGGGCTCCGGCAGGATGGGCGGGCCTTATCATAGGCTTGACCGTAGCTATCAGCATAGTGGCAATAGGTAACATATCAGGCGGATCGCTTAACCCTGCCCGTACTTTCGGGCCCTATCTTGCGGATTTCCTGCTTGGCGGACAGGATCTCTGGTGGCAATTCCCGATATATGCGATAGGACCGATATTGGGTGCGTTGATCGCCGCGTTCCTGTATGACTATATTGCAGGATCGAGCGCAAA
The nucleotide sequence above comes from Methanooceanicella nereidis. Encoded proteins:
- a CDS encoding preprotein translocase subunit SecD codes for the protein MANKKESGMWSRIFTDYRVIALIICLLASAIFLAPGFTNGQFTSNLKFGLDFEGGSWIKLKLISNDTISDETLDLTKEIMGNKINAYGLKDVPINTVRDDQGNAYMLIDFAGLSYDEAMSIVGTPGRFELRIQSHGNETEHILYGDDIAGVSPPTSQDGGLGQWGVSFRLSKEGALKFQQAAVKYDILGDPEGHQVIMLLDDREFHRAPISSDLAQHLLKEPVDIMIASTGTGEEGYAQGKEVYVHMSSGSLPVNVQVISSGQVPAEQGEMFKTVVIIAAILAQIAIGAIMYYRYQEPRIILPMFLTSLFEIFILLGVASFINWEIDLPSVAGIIAVIGTGVDQLIIITDEVMTTGKSPTTKKILQRMSQAFKIIVSAAATIVIAMIPLWYMGFGSLKGFAITTILGVLIGILITRPAYGRIISEILNR
- a CDS encoding PadR family transcriptional regulator, encoding MREDIDKWLKELKKGSTKLSLLALLRTGDRYGYELISELEKRTSGVIVLKESNAYPALHSMESDGLVNSYWKETEEGLPPRKYYKITPKGEELLQEMIKEWKKYVLAMNKVWGLEDGNK
- a CDS encoding RDD family protein gives rise to the protein MEISDDTRRLLEKRVSKIVNNIDVHENDKKEIQKELLSHFYDASAGRAESRGSNRIEREDVEAVFAESEDPDEVASEYMKSYVDAFKRAGFGSRTVAYIIDVIIYGICLAALIIPIVMMSWFVRGYSPALETFFNYVQGIGALTFSIVYFMVIEGSFGTTPGKYFMNLRVLREDGTKIGYKESILRNIPKIINGLLVIDAILLLVLFGKEKQRGFDKVAGTIVIHTNKKQ
- a CDS encoding ABC transporter ATP-binding protein, translated to MESVVSISNVRKSYLMGRHELEVLKGVDLNIERGEFVSIMGPSGSGKSTLMNLIGLLDRPSSGEIAINSKVINGLNDVELSLLRGKEIGFIFQSFNLVSRMTALKNVELPMIFQNKDRNERTNVATKILKEVGLGDRMTHRPSELSGGQRQRVAIARALVNDPAILLADEPTGNLDTKTGEEIMQLFIDLNKKGRTVVMVTHDPDVASFSKRIVRLKDGEVIGDERN
- a CDS encoding ABC transporter permease, producing the protein MKALDILGYAFADFASNKFKTMMSSLGIIIGVMAIVVMLTLGDGLYSGVSDQFGDLQLDTMFILPIDTSVQQGTMSFSVTMAEKPKPPAKFTDRDVNLLRTTEGVKEVQPKISVSGNVTYGADSRRVTVQGIIPQYEDKMAESVDKGRFLSPSDKNSVILGSKVANGTFGKVIRPGSYITISNFYTGESQTYTVAGVLKEMNGSILTGDPNSYIYMTTEGIKGFSDQDTYTEIWVQADSVETATEVGDRVSETLKKFHRNEGYTVLTQKMFASAINQIFDLIKYTLAGIGAVSLLVGGIGIMNVMMLTVKERVKEIGLMKAVGATTTDVRLIFLTESALLGFISGLIGVGIAVLVAGIVGSLAQLPMDASAQNILLGIAFGLFTTTIAGVYPANQASKLDPIEALRTE
- a CDS encoding TrmB family transcriptional regulator; this encodes MNNLSTSLIESLKTLGLTEYEAKVYSALVLFDRTEVKQVYEYLDAPKPSVYQSLKTLMDKGLVQVVNVKPAIYRATPPKIALKHMMEIHKNAEETALEELEELERMSVQTETPDVLWTLYGDESIEHSIEELFTKANMSVKAILPDTHLHYLELLRDKDIPADVIVFREDMTIPEKYGLKHAKVYNAVDIDLTDLAPFAKYISNLPIPMENYKKFLMILIDSEEFIYIPPMPATVRSGITSRNPFIIGLISLVFQALLDRTPIIYPK
- a CDS encoding TetR/AcrR family transcriptional regulator; translated protein: MGRISKDPEERREDYINAAEELFLEKGYENTSASDIIKKIGLAQGTFYYYFRSKDDILEAVIYRYLERYGSALKNVADNNDINAMDKLQEIIHLSFNLRNNGDALEKYIFESSIARHEKFERNFNALIIPLLAKVVEQGMKEGLFEVDFPMETAEMLVVMLYYSFYSAKRSKDWEERYRKMWVAENLIKKALNARKCSLSLMN
- a CDS encoding DUF2193 domain-containing protein, which translates into the protein MASQKAKTQKVKKTVNDQDIYSKMADEAINAQNADLKAINANRGGKFEISQAKPYIDAVNKMKPAGVQSKEVFDLHVRSVNSHYEILKSMAKTIRPEDDPMIEHYQTPAILEILYEEDPKFRKSVDVFINAIGKSEALIGRESVRRYGGFYGPTCVVDFAFVPGSTANVVNRILQTVDIPVEHKRAILSAKSWGMDTSYGIGGKFQSSIEEGKTVANAVKDEIKTLKMVYDSPMEAQGKLMDEARHSSFDVRKYMKQYMERMKPAVKAAMDAGVFYGNIVTVPAYCVGDIGHHISQSMYNMTKDDMVMEIINAVSKVMENTLKGAKGKFKNEYSVLSVATGATAAAATKILWMDGFTTMMVIDLLTKRFHNLVLTNPTRSPAAELHNVDFMDMIERGERILDHEPRGSGCTIQGIPVDLSPIQKNEVVMNPQRYTYPGCGITVRFSALMRLSDFPCLLTSEPVTATLMTNIIALHKDQPFSPARVCKFCSANYIDYKCAYCNWKEAV
- a CDS encoding MIP/aquaporin family protein, with protein sequence MGEISLLKRSLAELIGTFTLVFLGTGAVVTAALLMDGWIPLLENTFNIGFDISSWLAIGLTFGLAIAVMAYVFGHISGTHINPAVTIALWATKRFPTNDAIAYIVAQLIGAALASFTVYFIWGTRSLDTGLGATAMFDGVTYLQAIVAETVCTFFLMLAVIGVAVDKRAPAGWAGLIIGLTVAISIVAIGNISGGSLNPARTFGPYLADFLLGGQDLWWQFPIYAIGPILGALIAAFLYDYIAGSSAK